Below is a genomic region from Prochlorococcus marinus str. MIT 0918.
AGCATGAATACTCTTCAATAATGCAAACTGTACTTTAGCTTTGTAAAGATTTTGTGTAGGATAATTTGAATTAAAATAAGTATTCCCACAAAGATAATCAGTCAAAAATCTAATTCCTAATTCATATGTAATAGTTCGAATACTATAAGGTAGATAAAAAATATCTGCTTTAGTCAATTTATCCTTATATATAGAGAAATAACCATTAAGAGCTGACTGATAATAGTTTAAATCAAAATGTACAATTGATATGTCTTCAGGTTCTTCCCCTAAAGGGTTACAGCATGACCTTAAACAATCAGCTAAATCAAAAAGAAGGTATCCCATTTGAAAAGTATCAAGGTCTATTAGAGAGACAACCTTATTTGTTGAAAAATCAAACAAAAAATTGCTAACTTTAGGATCTCCATGTATCAGTCTGAAGGATAAAGATTTTCTTGAAGAAGAATTAATAAGAGAAAAAGCTTCATTCTTATTTAAAGATACAAACTTTAAAACTAAATCAATCTCTTTTAATATCTTATGATTATGTATTTCATTCTGACGTAAAGATGTAACAACAGAGTAAAGTTGTGAAAGATATTTGGGTGTGTTATGGAAATTACTAATTGTAGTTATATAATTATCTGGATTTGCTTTAATTGTTAAGAGATGAAAAATTGCAAGGCCTTCTAAGAGATAATATGCTTGAGAATCAGAAGTAATAGTTTCAATAGTCTTTGTAAAGTCTATATACTCAAATGATCTCCAATAAACATCATCAATTAGCTTATAATTAGTTTTATCTACAATATTTTTTATTAACTTAGGGAAAAACCATTTTCTAGGATATCTTAATAATACTTGATCTAGATTAGTCAAAATATTATCCTCTAATTTAGAATAGTTATCTATAATATCTTTAGGGTTTTTAAAAACATCTGAGTTTATTGACTGAAGTATAAATTTTTTATTAATAGAGATTGAGTCAGTTGAAACTAAGAAAGTATTATTAATATTTCCAGAATTAATAGCTTTTATATCTAATATGTGATTGTTTGTAAAAAAAGTAGAAGCTATCTTTCTTATATTTTGTAAATTTTCTTTAGTCAATTAAATTAAGGAGATTTCTAATTAGAAAAGTATTTGTCAAACATGTTAATAACTTCTAGATGTGAATTTACGGAGTTATTTTCTTGAGAAGATTCATGAATATTTAAAGACAAGTATAAAGAGTGAATATCCTTAGATTCAAAATTATTGGTATAAATAGATTCACATAAGAAAGACAAGATATCATTTTTATCTAGATTATTCAAAAGTTCGTTCATCCTTGAAGAATTTTTTGGACGAACTGACTCCTGACAAAAATTTGTCAACTCTCTACTATTAGTCATTACATTAAAAACATGCCTCTTACATTCTAATGAGGAAAATATACACATATAGAGTAAATTTATCATTGAAGAATCATGATTTGGTATTGAGTATGCTCGTAATATATCTGGCCAAAATCGTAAAGAATTAATTCCTTCTAAGGCTCCTTTCTGAAGTCCTTTTGACTCACACCAATTTATTAGCTCATCCAAATCATTAGGACATCTTTTTAAAGACATCATGCGATCTGCTAGTATTTGTCCTACTTGAAAATTCCTAGTAGGGGAACCAGAAATAGGCAGCATCATACTTCCTTTTACATCAGCAATCATTGCTGTTAATTGAGAAAATGTATGATCTCTCACCTTTTCCATATCTCCATCTCTAGACAAAGCTGCTTCAATCCTTTGAACACCATAACCTATATCAGTTAAAGATAAACTAGATTTTTTATATAAATCATTCCGATCTAATCTACTCATTGAAACAGTAGCTGCTTGATCTAGGCATTGATTGAGCAATAAAGTTAAGAGAGTAGGTAATAGACCAGGATTATTACAATGATAAGTGTGTCCAAATCCTGCAAATATTGAAGAGACATTCTTTGCAGACTTAATATATTGACCTTCTACATTATGTACTCCAGAAGAAACTTGAATATTAGGGGAAAGATTATTTAATAACCTTGCACCTATTAAAGCTGTAAATGAATCAGGATGACAAAAATTAGCTGTAAAACTATCCAAAGGGTTTCTTAAAGCTCCGTGTCTATGAAAACCTGAGAAGAATGCTAAATGTGAGTTTTTTTGGCATAAAAGAAATGAAGATTGTTCTGAATTTCCATATGTAAACGAACCAACTAAACATGCCAATACAACATTTGTTCTACCAAGCTTATCTCTTAGATGAAGTGCCTCCTGTAAATCCGATTCAATATGATTACTATTAGAACTTAATACTACTAAATCACATATCTCTATTAAATCACTTAAAGTGTAAGCACGTATTTTGGAACCATCTTTATAAGTTGACATTTCTATCATCTTATTTAGATATTCTTCTTTTAATTCATTTATAGATTGTTTAGAAAATGCTCCAAGGAGATTTCTTCCAGGCCTAGGTGCTAAAAGAAGATTATTCTTATTTGTTTGCATTGCACAGTTATAAGCTAAAGATGCTGGATATAGTCCTACACTATAAAAACCTACTTTTCCATCCTCTAATTCCTTTAGCCTTAAAGCTATAGTTTTTTTATCAAGTGAATCGGTAAAAAAATTATTTTGCATTGGCAAGTGTGAATGATTCTACAAAACTAGAATTGCTTTAGATTAACGCATAAACAATAATATCTTATTACTTATTAAAAGCTTTGGCAAGTTAAGAAAAACGAGAAAGAAAACAAGCACTTGCTACAAAAAGAAGTATGATAGTCCCATAATTTTTAATTATTTTATATTATGTTAATAAAAGAAGAATCAGATATTAGTTTCAAAAAAATTTCAACTAAAAAGAATATACTAATAATTCAAGATATCGATGGTGTTTGCATACCACTAGTAAAAGATCCACTTCTTAGAAAAATAGATCCAAATTATATAGAATCAATTGCTAAGCTAGATGATGAATTTGCAGTACTAACTTGTGGTGAACATGAAGGCGAAAGAGGTGTAAATAGAATAATTGAAAGAGCTTTAAATTCAAATAATAAAATTAAAGAACAAGGCCTTTATTTACCTGGCCTAGCGGCCTGTGGTGTTGAATACCAAGATAAACATGGAAATATGGAATTACTTGGTTTAAGTATCGAAGAAAATAAATTCCTTAGCGAGGCACCAAAATATATGAAGAAATTATTAGAAAAAGAATTAGTTAATAGTATTCCTTTTAAAGATAAAGAACAAGCTAATTATGAAATAAAAAAGGCAATATGTGACACACGTTTTTCTCCTGCAATTAATCTTAACTCTCTCTTTAATATTTTTGAAAATGATCTTAAAAGCAAAATAAAACTGCAAGAAATCATGCTTCGAGTAATGAGTGAGATTATAGAAATAGCTTATACAAAAGGATTTACTGATTCATTTTATCTACACATTTCACCAAATTTAGGTATAAAAAATGGAAATGAAATAATAAAGTTTGCAACTAAAGAAGATATAGGGACAACTGATATACAGCTTATAATTAAAGGCGCTTTAAAAGAATGTGGATTACTAGTTTTACTGAATAAATATATTAAAAATAAATTTGGATATTATCCATTTGGTCATAATTTTAGTATTAGAAATGCTCCTAAAGGTATTGATGGTCTTATAAGTCTATGCAAAAAAAAGATTAGGCCCGAAATAATGCCTATATTAATAGGTGTAGGCGATACTATTACATCGAATAAAGATATTTTAGAAAATAAATGGCTTAGAGGAGGAAGTGATAGAGGTTTTCTTACACTAATACAAGAGCTTGGCAAGGCATATAAAAAAGAAAACATAATTATATTTGTAGATAGTAGCTTTGGCGAAGTTTATAGACCTTCCACCAAAGACCAAACTCTTACAGGCATAACTGATCCTTATGACATACTAAAATTAAATGTAATAATGAATAATGGACCTAAGGAATATATCAAATGGGTTAATAAATTTTGTAACAACCGGTATAATATGAGGAAAAAATAACTTTTTATAATCAGAAGAGCAATGATATTAATACTTTAGCTAAAATATATTTAATTAAGATAAAGTATGTCTTTCCCAAGCATAAAGAGGAATGCACTTGAAACACTACAAGTCAACCTAGGTTACAAATGCAACCAAGCATGTATACATTGTCATGTTGATGCAAGTCCTTTTAGGGAGGAAATGATGAATGAGCATAATATTAAATTAATACCTAAGATTATTAATCAATATCTAATTAAGACCCTTGATCTAACTGGTGGTGCTCCTGAAATGCATCCTCTTTTTAAATCATTAATAACTGAGGTAAGTAAATTAGGAATAGAAATCATTGATAGATGTAATTTAACAATCCTAAAAGAAAAGGGTTATGAAGACATGGCTAAATTTCTAGCACATAATAAAGTCAGGATCATTGCATCATTACCTTGCTATTTAGAAGAGAATGTAGATGCTCAGAGAGGTAAAAGTGTTTTTCAAAAGAGCATTGAATCTTTAAAGTTATTAAATAGTCTTGGTTATGCTAAAAAAGATAAAGGCCTTAAATTAGATCTAGTATATAATCCTACTGGAGCCAATCTACCTCCTCCTCAAAAGCAACTAGAAGATACATATAAATATGAATTAAAGAAAAGGTATGATATAGATTTTAATAATCTATTAGTTTTAGCAAATATGCCAATTAAAAGGTTCTCAAACTTCTTAAAAAAAGAAGGTAAACTTGAGGAATATAAATTACTACTTAGAAATAATCATAATGATGCAAATCTAAATTCTGTAATGTGCAAGAATACAATCAGCGTAGATTGGGAAGGAAAATTATTTGATTGTGATTTCAACCAACAACTATCTATAAGTAGTAAGATAAAGCCAAATACACTTGAAGGTTTATCCAAAGATGCAATAAACATCAGAGGCATAGAAATATCTGTTGATAATCACTGCTTTGGATGTACAGCTGGTAATGGATCTAGTTGCGGAGGAGCTTTAACTTAGCTATTAGTAATAAAATATTTCAAAGACAATTAGGACAGATTGCTCGAACATTTAATGTTGATTCGATTAATTTAAAACCTTGATTTTCAGCAGCTTTCCTGCCAGCAACCACAACTTGATCACTCTCAAACTCTTCTGTTCTGCCACAGTTAATACATACTAAATGATGATGATCGGGATGATCTTTACTTAAGAGTTCAAAGCGATGACAACCTTCACTCAATTCCAATTCATGCAAAAATCCGATCTTTACTAATAATCTAAGTGTTCTATATATTGTTGCTAAAGAAACTCTTGCTTTTGATTGAATTAAATGCGCATGAACTTCTTCTGCACTGAGATGGTTTCCACAACCAATAGCCTGAAACAAGTCAAGCACTTTTGTCCTTTGAGGAGTTAAACGTCTTCCGTTTTTATGAAGACCAGTCTCTAAAGGAGAAGATTTAGAAGAATAACCAGCACCTAAAGCCATTAATCCAGCGTGGCTGTTCTCAATAATAATAGCTAATGAGAGGGAGGGGACGCCATTAATTAAGAGATTATGCTTAGTTGTCTAAAAACAATTTATATAATGTTCTAAAATGAATATTTGCTCATAATAAAAAAATGTTTAGTAAAAGGATCAGAAAAGCATTCCAAATACTAATAAATGAAAAATCATTTCCTATAAATGAACAAAATACTGCTCTTGTAGTTATAGATATGCAAGAAAAGCTTTTAAATGCTCTTCCAAACGATAAAGAATTAACATGGAATATAGGTAAATTAATATCTGCTTCTGAAATATTTAAACTAAGAATATTTATTACAGAACAAAATCCTTCTAAGCTAGGTAAAACTATAAGTAATATCTCTCCAAAAGGAAAATACAAAAAATACAGCAAGATGGCATTTTCATGCATTAACTGCATCGATCTAATGAAAGATTTAAAAAATGCAAAGATAAAGAATATAATTTTATGCGGAATAGAAACACATATTTGTATTAGTCAAAGTGCTCTAGATTTACTTTATAAAGGGTATAATATTCATTTAATTGCTGATGCAACTAATAGTCGAGGTTTATATGATAAAGAATTAGCCATGGCGAGAATGCAACACCATGGGGTGACAATATCCACAACAGAATCCATAATTTTTGAGATATGTCAATCAGCAGACAAAAAAGTATTTAAAGAGATTAGTCAGTTAATAAAAATGAAAATGAAAATATGATTTATCCTTTGCCTAGGAATGGCTAAAAAACGAGCATGAAAGAACTTTAAAGTTTACACGTATTGGTATAGCATACTAATTTAATAGATGTCATAATTAAAGAAACATATGTTGGTCATG
It encodes:
- a CDS encoding isochorismatase family protein, encoding MFSKRIRKAFQILINEKSFPINEQNTALVVIDMQEKLLNALPNDKELTWNIGKLISASEIFKLRIFITEQNPSKLGKTISNISPKGKYKKYSKMAFSCINCIDLMKDLKNAKIKNIILCGIETHICISQSALDLLYKGYNIHLIADATNSRGLYDKELAMARMQHHGVTISTTESIIFEICQSADKKVFKEISQLIKMKMKI
- the arsS gene encoding arsenosugar biosynthesis radical SAM (seleno)protein ArsS (Some members of this family are selenoproteins.) — encoded protein: MSFPSIKRNALETLQVNLGYKCNQACIHCHVDASPFREEMMNEHNIKLIPKIINQYLIKTLDLTGGAPEMHPLFKSLITEVSKLGIEIIDRCNLTILKEKGYEDMAKFLAHNKVRIIASLPCYLEENVDAQRGKSVFQKSIESLKLLNSLGYAKKDKGLKLDLVYNPTGANLPPPQKQLEDTYKYELKKRYDIDFNNLLVLANMPIKRFSNFLKKEGKLEEYKLLLRNNHNDANLNSVMCKNTISVDWEGKLFDCDFNQQLSISSKIKPNTLEGLSKDAINIRGIEISVDNHCFGCTAGNGSSCGGALT
- a CDS encoding phosphotransferase enzyme family protein translates to MTKENLQNIRKIASTFFTNNHILDIKAINSGNINNTFLVSTDSISINKKFILQSINSDVFKNPKDIIDNYSKLEDNILTNLDQVLLRYPRKWFFPKLIKNIVDKTNYKLIDDVYWRSFEYIDFTKTIETITSDSQAYYLLEGLAIFHLLTIKANPDNYITTISNFHNTPKYLSQLYSVVTSLRQNEIHNHKILKEIDLVLKFVSLNKNEAFSLINSSSRKSLSFRLIHGDPKVSNFLFDFSTNKVVSLIDLDTFQMGYLLFDLADCLRSCCNPLGEEPEDISIVHFDLNYYQSALNGYFSIYKDKLTKADIFYLPYSIRTITYELGIRFLTDYLCGNTYFNSNYPTQNLYKAKVQFALLKSIHAQWNKVIKITNSLSM
- the stpA gene encoding glucosylglycerol 3-phosphatase; translated protein: MLIKEESDISFKKISTKKNILIIQDIDGVCIPLVKDPLLRKIDPNYIESIAKLDDEFAVLTCGEHEGERGVNRIIERALNSNNKIKEQGLYLPGLAACGVEYQDKHGNMELLGLSIEENKFLSEAPKYMKKLLEKELVNSIPFKDKEQANYEIKKAICDTRFSPAINLNSLFNIFENDLKSKIKLQEIMLRVMSEIIEIAYTKGFTDSFYLHISPNLGIKNGNEIIKFATKEDIGTTDIQLIIKGALKECGLLVLLNKYIKNKFGYYPFGHNFSIRNAPKGIDGLISLCKKKIRPEIMPILIGVGDTITSNKDILENKWLRGGSDRGFLTLIQELGKAYKKENIIIFVDSSFGEVYRPSTKDQTLTGITDPYDILKLNVIMNNGPKEYIKWVNKFCNNRYNMRKK
- a CDS encoding Fur family transcriptional regulator, with protein sequence MALGAGYSSKSSPLETGLHKNGRRLTPQRTKVLDLFQAIGCGNHLSAEEVHAHLIQSKARVSLATIYRTLRLLVKIGFLHELELSEGCHRFELLSKDHPDHHHLVCINCGRTEEFESDQVVVAGRKAAENQGFKLIESTLNVRAICPNCL